A genome region from Streptomyces xanthophaeus includes the following:
- a CDS encoding ScbR family autoregulator-binding transcription factor, with the protein MARARQERAEITRQAILDGAATAFDLGGFEGTSLSDVVKHAGVTKGALYFHFPSKEALARTLMDEQFQVSEHLPAVEDPGLQTVIDLTHRMAHGLRTDARIRAGIRLVIEFGSFTHPDPTPYDAWIDTCRSCLTPAQQRGDINPSLDVQDLSALLVGAFTGIQVTSYVRTRREDLHTRVTDLWNFLLPAIVPPQRITRFLPTGTPEAAPPSPTR; encoded by the coding sequence GTGGCGAGGGCCAGACAGGAGCGGGCCGAGATCACCCGCCAAGCCATACTCGACGGCGCGGCGACCGCCTTCGATCTCGGCGGGTTCGAGGGCACCAGCCTCAGCGACGTCGTCAAGCATGCGGGAGTCACCAAGGGCGCCCTCTACTTCCACTTCCCGTCCAAGGAAGCCCTCGCCCGCACTCTGATGGACGAGCAGTTCCAGGTCTCCGAACACCTCCCCGCCGTGGAGGACCCGGGCCTGCAGACCGTCATCGACCTCACCCACCGGATGGCCCACGGCCTGCGCACCGACGCCCGGATCCGTGCAGGCATCCGTCTGGTCATCGAGTTCGGCTCCTTCACCCACCCCGACCCGACCCCCTACGACGCCTGGATCGACACCTGCCGCAGCTGCCTGACCCCCGCTCAGCAGCGCGGCGACATAAACCCGTCGCTCGACGTCCAGGACCTGTCGGCCCTGCTCGTCGGAGCCTTCACCGGCATCCAGGTCACCTCGTACGTCCGCACCCGCCGCGAAGACCTCCACACGCGCGTCACCGACCTGTGGAACTTCCTCCTCCCCGCAATAGTCCCCCCGCAGCGCATCACCCGCTTCCTCCCCACGGGCACGCCCGAGGCGGCCCCGCCTTCCCCCACCCGCTGA